Proteins encoded by one window of Cyclobacteriaceae bacterium:
- a CDS encoding nuclear transport factor 2 family protein codes for MKYLFVLLSLAFPICTQAQKDYNNDVKSIDNIIAALYEVISGDPGAPRDWDRFRNLFTPDARLIPTGKNAEGKITYRTMSPEDYVTMFTTRITTGFFEWELYRVTEEYGTIVHVFSTYETKEKKDGPVTNRGINSIQLIKQNDRYAIMNIFWCPESAGYPLPDKYLK; via the coding sequence ATGAAATACCTGTTCGTACTTCTCTCTCTTGCTTTTCCGATTTGTACACAAGCGCAAAAAGATTATAACAATGATGTAAAATCCATCGACAATATTATTGCAGCCCTATACGAAGTTATTTCCGGTGATCCGGGTGCTCCGCGCGATTGGGATCGCTTCCGGAATTTATTTACACCCGATGCACGATTGATCCCAACAGGAAAAAATGCCGAAGGAAAAATTACATATCGTACCATGTCGCCTGAGGATTATGTAACCATGTTTACCACGCGCATCACCACGGGATTCTTCGAGTGGGAATTATATCGTGTGACCGAAGAATACGGAACGATTGTTCATGTGTTCAGTACCTATGAAACAAAAGAAAAGAAAGATGGGCCGGTAACCAATCGCGGCATTAATAGCATTCAACTGATTAAGCAAAATGATCGCTATGCGATTATGAATATTTTCTGGTGCCCCGAAAGTGCCGGGTATCCGTTGCCAGATAAGTATTTGAAGTAA
- a CDS encoding OmpA family protein: MKYRIFWFLCFVFTGFQQVYAQSGQELPAGYYVTVAAYSKAREDYAQKFTTKLKDKGLDARYGFNTSKNLYFVYLSYFTSLRPSLIEMQKVRDQGEFTDAWVRVVTGDIPREDVVATQETQKKQSEEKVAEQVKEGEQKPAQVEPEKPAEEEKPEDEIEITENPPIVQHDPMTLGNTEVFLSLFNAANNRIVDGEVQVIDTERSRLMTTVKGNEYLILPDPKSKSGQLTLVGEVFGYRKLQYEINYPLPLADTVKPYVDLMGTTVAVLFDMVRYHKGDIATLYHVYFFNDAAIMLPESKYELNSLLQMMQENENYRIRLHGHTNGNYHGKILGLGPEKNFFSLEGSAQSVGSAKDLSFKRAETIKEYLVTNGISAERIEIKAWGGKRPLFDKNSVNAKKNVRVEVEIIQE, from the coding sequence ATGAAGTATCGTATTTTTTGGTTTCTATGCTTTGTTTTTACTGGTTTTCAGCAAGTCTATGCCCAATCAGGTCAAGAGTTACCAGCCGGATATTATGTTACCGTAGCCGCCTACTCCAAAGCCCGCGAAGACTATGCACAAAAATTCACTACGAAGTTAAAGGATAAAGGCCTGGATGCCCGGTACGGATTCAATACATCGAAGAATCTGTATTTTGTTTACCTCAGTTATTTCACTTCCTTAAGACCTTCACTAATCGAAATGCAAAAAGTTCGGGATCAGGGAGAGTTTACCGATGCATGGGTGAGGGTGGTTACTGGAGATATTCCTCGCGAAGATGTGGTGGCAACCCAGGAAACACAAAAGAAGCAAAGCGAGGAGAAGGTGGCGGAGCAGGTAAAGGAAGGTGAACAAAAACCTGCTCAGGTTGAGCCTGAGAAACCGGCCGAAGAAGAGAAGCCGGAAGATGAAATTGAAATTACTGAAAACCCACCGATCGTACAGCACGATCCGATGACGCTTGGCAATACGGAAGTTTTTCTGAGTTTATTCAATGCTGCCAATAACCGCATTGTGGATGGTGAAGTTCAGGTAATCGATACGGAACGCAGTCGGTTGATGACCACCGTAAAAGGTAACGAGTACCTGATCCTTCCTGATCCGAAAAGTAAATCCGGTCAACTTACACTGGTGGGAGAAGTATTCGGTTACAGAAAACTTCAGTACGAAATCAACTATCCGCTGCCGCTGGCCGATACCGTTAAGCCCTATGTGGATCTTATGGGCACTACGGTGGCTGTGTTGTTTGACATGGTGCGCTACCACAAAGGCGATATCGCCACATTGTATCATGTTTATTTTTTTAACGATGCGGCCATTATGTTGCCGGAATCAAAATATGAGTTAAACAGCTTATTGCAAATGATGCAGGAGAATGAAAATTATCGCATCCGCCTGCATGGACATACCAATGGGAATTACCACGGAAAAATATTGGGCTTAGGCCCCGAGAAAAACTTCTTTTCACTGGAAGGATCGGCCCAATCTGTGGGTTCTGCAAAAGATCTCTCCTTTAAGCGGGCTGAAACGATAAAGGAATACCTGGTAACAAACGGTATTTCTGCTGAGCGTATTGAAATCAAGGCCTGGGGTGGTAAGCGCCCGTTGTTCGATAAGAATAGTGTGAATGCCAAGAAAAATGTACGCGTTGAAGTGGAGATCATTCAGGAGTAA
- a CDS encoding ABC transporter permease, giving the protein MLKHSLLLIYRNYVRAKGYFFINLIGLATGLTCTLLIYLWVRDELNMNKFHEHDARLYQVMEHQQYADNLMTTSSTPGILSEGLKDEFPEVEFAATLTWVNPFTLSVGEHNVKAKGFYVGADFFQIFSFPLIEGQADKVLTDKLSIVISRDMAMKLFDTDQNLIGKVVEFQHQKSFTVTGVYENLPSSSSYQFDFVLPFEVFKEENQWVTEWGNNGPSTMIVLREGSDAGAFSDKIKDYIKGKNEESNVTLFIQKFSDRYLYGRYENGVQSGGRIEYVNLFSIIAIVILIIACINFMNLATARASRKAKEVGIKKSIGAQRRSLVFQYISESMVLTVLAVLLSLALVWLILPQFNSITEKNISLLLNDPQLMMWLFAITVFTGIVAGSYPALYLSGFKPAAVLKGVVKGSWGELWARKGLVVFQFSISVFLIVSVLVVYKQVSFVQSKNLGYTKEQLIQFPIEGKVLDNRKTFLEQVRNIPGVVNASAIGHSLLGRNSNTGGLQWEGKNPEDIILFENIRVDYNLFETLELEFLEGRPFSEEYGADSSKIIFNEAAIKVMGLDEPIGKTVKLWQQYDMEIIGVVKDFHFQSLHDVVNPAFFALTPQYTWNIMIRLEAGKEKETLEALRNFYADFNPGFTFDYQFQDQEYARMYAAEQRVASLSFYFASMAIVISCLGLFGLAAFTAERRQKEIGIRKALGSSSTNIVLLLSGDFTRMVLISILIGLPLSYWLLDQWLERFAFHISLEAWYFVAAGFLALLIAWLTVASQAIKAANVNPVKCLRTE; this is encoded by the coding sequence ATGCTCAAACACAGTCTTCTTCTCATTTACCGGAACTACGTCCGTGCAAAAGGATATTTCTTTATTAATCTGATTGGGTTGGCTACCGGCCTTACCTGTACGTTGCTCATTTACCTGTGGGTACGCGATGAGCTGAACATGAATAAATTTCATGAGCACGATGCACGCCTGTACCAGGTTATGGAGCATCAGCAATATGCCGATAACCTGATGACCACTTCCTCAACACCCGGTATTTTATCGGAAGGGTTGAAGGATGAGTTTCCGGAGGTGGAGTTTGCGGCTACGCTGACGTGGGTCAATCCGTTTACACTTTCCGTAGGGGAGCACAATGTAAAAGCAAAAGGCTTTTATGTGGGTGCTGATTTTTTTCAGATTTTCTCTTTCCCACTGATTGAAGGACAAGCCGATAAGGTGCTTACCGATAAACTTTCTATTGTCATTTCGCGCGATATGGCAATGAAGCTATTCGATACCGATCAAAACCTGATCGGTAAAGTGGTGGAGTTTCAACATCAGAAGTCGTTTACAGTAACGGGTGTTTATGAAAACCTTCCTTCATCATCTTCATATCAATTTGATTTTGTGTTACCGTTTGAAGTTTTTAAGGAAGAGAATCAGTGGGTAACCGAATGGGGCAACAACGGTCCCTCTACCATGATTGTGTTGCGTGAAGGATCGGATGCGGGAGCATTTTCTGATAAGATTAAGGATTACATCAAAGGAAAGAATGAGGAATCGAACGTAACGCTGTTTATTCAAAAATTTTCTGATCGTTACCTATACGGCCGTTATGAAAATGGTGTGCAGTCTGGCGGGCGAATTGAATATGTGAATTTGTTTTCCATAATTGCCATAGTCATCCTCATCATTGCGTGCATCAACTTCATGAACCTGGCTACCGCGCGCGCATCGCGCAAAGCCAAAGAAGTGGGTATTAAAAAATCAATAGGTGCACAACGCAGGTCACTCGTGTTTCAATACATCAGCGAGTCGATGGTTTTGACAGTGTTGGCGGTGTTATTGTCGCTGGCATTGGTTTGGCTCATCTTACCTCAATTCAATTCCATTACTGAAAAGAACATTTCGCTATTATTGAATGATCCGCAATTGATGATGTGGCTCTTTGCGATCACCGTGTTTACAGGGATTGTGGCAGGATCATATCCGGCCTTGTATTTATCGGGCTTTAAGCCTGCTGCGGTGTTGAAGGGTGTGGTAAAAGGATCGTGGGGTGAATTATGGGCGCGCAAGGGATTGGTGGTGTTTCAATTTTCGATTTCTGTATTTTTAATTGTGTCGGTGTTGGTGGTATACAAACAGGTTTCGTTTGTGCAAAGCAAAAACCTGGGCTATACCAAGGAGCAACTCATTCAATTCCCAATTGAAGGTAAGGTTCTTGATAACCGCAAAACATTTCTGGAGCAGGTAAGGAATATCCCCGGAGTGGTTAACGCTTCGGCTATCGGCCATTCTTTACTGGGCCGAAACAGCAACACGGGAGGCTTGCAATGGGAAGGCAAAAATCCGGAAGACATCATTTTGTTTGAAAATATTCGCGTGGATTATAACCTGTTTGAAACCCTGGAGTTGGAATTCCTGGAAGGCAGGCCGTTCTCGGAAGAATATGGAGCCGACAGCAGCAAAATCATTTTTAATGAAGCGGCTATTAAAGTGATGGGCCTGGATGAGCCCATTGGTAAAACCGTAAAACTTTGGCAGCAATACGATATGGAAATAATTGGGGTGGTGAAGGATTTTCACTTTCAATCGTTGCACGATGTCGTGAACCCGGCCTTTTTTGCACTCACGCCACAATACACCTGGAACATCATGATTCGCCTGGAGGCCGGTAAGGAAAAGGAAACGTTGGAAGCGCTGCGTAATTTTTATGCTGACTTCAACCCCGGCTTTACCTTTGATTATCAATTTCAAGATCAGGAATATGCGCGCATGTATGCGGCTGAGCAACGTGTAGCGTCCTTGTCGTTTTATTTTGCTTCGATGGCCATTGTTATTTCGTGTTTGGGTTTGTTCGGATTGGCAGCCTTTACAGCCGAGCGCAGGCAAAAGGAAATCGGCATTCGCAAAGCATTAGGTTCTTCCTCTACTAATATCGTGTTGCTGCTCTCGGGTGATTTTACGCGCATGGTATTAATTTCCATTTTGATTGGGCTGCCGCTCAGTTACTGGTTGCTGGATCAGTGGCTGGAACGTTTTGCTTTTCACATCAGCCTGGAGGCCTGGTATTTTGTTGCCGCTGGTTTTCTGGCACTGCTGATTGCATGGCTAACGGTAGCCTCGCAGGCCATCAAGGCAGCTAATGTGAATCCGGTGAAATGTTTGCGTACTGAATAG
- a CDS encoding M20/M25/M40 family metallo-hydrolase, whose amino-acid sequence MLRSIFISLFIISTGALSAQKTKSINTDALAEKHAVASFKEFYDLLSIPNDAHHPEDIEKNVQWCEAAFSKRGFSTKRLNTPTVPLLLAERNVKKPSKNTRTVLIYLQLDGQPVNPSNWNQESPWKPTLKEKDAQGNWNAIAYERLYEGYDRDWRIFARAASDAKGPVGAFLASLDALAELKQEPNYNMKVIMDFEEELGSPNLPKAVTEYKNDLKADMLIIFDGPRHISNQPTLSFGARGICEITLTVFGPRQPAHSGNYGNYTPNPAMRLSQLLASMKDDDGRVTLPGFYDGVVLTPEEKKILAQVPDDENEIRKFLGIAEPDKIGDNFQESIQYPTLNIRGMNSLYVGSKARTLIPAWATAEIDIRLVPSSDPQKLIGLVRKHVEDKGYYIVDTEPTEEERMKYPRIAAMQSSVSYGPFQTPFDSEVGLWLSKAMTKAFDKEPIKIRMMGGSIPISPFVVTLGIPAVSVPTVNPDNNQHAENENIRVGNYVDAVKTFLAILTERL is encoded by the coding sequence ATGTTAAGATCAATTTTCATCTCCCTATTCATTATCAGTACAGGTGCCCTATCCGCACAAAAAACAAAATCCATAAATACGGATGCACTGGCAGAAAAACATGCAGTAGCTTCCTTTAAGGAATTTTATGATTTACTGAGTATCCCCAACGATGCACACCATCCGGAAGACATTGAAAAAAATGTGCAGTGGTGTGAAGCCGCATTTTCAAAAAGAGGTTTCTCAACCAAACGATTAAACACACCAACTGTTCCGTTGTTGCTCGCAGAGCGTAACGTCAAAAAGCCATCGAAGAACACACGAACGGTTCTCATTTATTTACAGCTTGATGGCCAACCGGTAAATCCTTCCAACTGGAACCAGGAAAGTCCGTGGAAACCTACACTGAAAGAAAAAGATGCACAAGGCAACTGGAACGCTATTGCCTATGAACGATTGTATGAAGGCTACGACCGCGACTGGCGGATTTTTGCCCGCGCTGCTTCCGATGCCAAAGGACCGGTTGGAGCCTTTCTCGCTTCGTTGGATGCATTGGCTGAGCTAAAGCAGGAACCAAACTACAACATGAAAGTCATTATGGACTTTGAAGAAGAACTCGGCTCACCCAACCTACCTAAAGCTGTAACAGAATATAAGAATGATCTGAAAGCCGACATGCTCATCATCTTTGATGGGCCGCGCCACATTTCCAATCAGCCTACCTTAAGTTTCGGTGCGCGTGGTATTTGTGAAATTACCCTCACGGTGTTTGGCCCGAGACAACCTGCGCACAGCGGCAACTATGGTAACTACACACCCAATCCCGCCATGCGTTTATCGCAATTGCTGGCTTCCATGAAAGATGATGACGGTCGCGTAACATTGCCCGGTTTTTACGATGGTGTGGTACTTACACCGGAAGAGAAAAAAATTCTGGCGCAAGTACCCGATGACGAAAATGAAATCCGAAAATTTCTGGGCATAGCTGAGCCCGATAAAATTGGCGACAACTTTCAGGAGTCGATTCAATACCCAACGCTGAATATTCGCGGAATGAATTCGCTTTACGTAGGTTCAAAGGCGCGCACGTTAATCCCTGCCTGGGCTACTGCTGAAATTGATATCCGACTTGTTCCTTCAAGCGATCCGCAAAAGTTGATCGGGTTAGTCAGGAAACATGTAGAGGATAAGGGCTACTACATAGTGGATACGGAACCCACCGAAGAAGAGCGCATGAAGTATCCACGCATTGCAGCCATGCAGTCGAGTGTTTCTTATGGTCCGTTTCAAACTCCGTTTGATTCGGAAGTGGGCTTATGGTTAAGCAAGGCCATGACAAAAGCTTTTGACAAAGAGCCCATCAAAATTCGTATGATGGGTGGCTCCATTCCCATTTCTCCTTTTGTGGTTACATTGGGCATTCCGGCTGTCAGTGTTCCTACGGTTAATCCGGATAACAATCAGCATGCAGAAAATGAAAACATTCGTGTAGGAAATTATGTGGATGCGGTGAAAACGTTTCTCGCTATTTTAACGGAGCGATTGTGA
- a CDS encoding YdeI/OmpD-associated family protein, with translation MPTDKRIDAYIAKAEPFAWPILEHMRALVHKACPEVTETIKWGMPSFDYKGPYFSFAAFKKHCAFGFWKAKLLKDPKNYLGLNKADGGEAMGNFGRVSSLEDLPPDKVLLDFFKQAKKLNDEGVKLPPKKKIASKAVKAPAYLLTALKKNKKALLTFETFSPSNKRDYIEWLTEAKTEATREKRLAQAIEWMAEGKPRNWKYMKK, from the coding sequence ATGCCTACCGATAAACGCATTGATGCCTACATCGCTAAAGCCGAGCCGTTTGCGTGGCCTATCCTTGAACACATGCGCGCACTGGTGCACAAGGCCTGCCCGGAGGTAACCGAAACCATAAAGTGGGGTATGCCTTCATTCGATTACAAAGGTCCGTATTTCAGTTTTGCGGCATTTAAAAAACATTGCGCTTTTGGTTTCTGGAAAGCGAAACTTCTTAAGGATCCAAAAAATTACCTGGGACTCAACAAGGCGGATGGTGGTGAAGCGATGGGCAACTTCGGTCGCGTGAGTAGCCTGGAGGATTTACCGCCTGATAAAGTACTGTTGGACTTTTTCAAGCAAGCCAAAAAACTAAACGATGAAGGCGTAAAGCTTCCGCCAAAAAAGAAGATCGCATCGAAAGCAGTAAAAGCACCAGCTTACTTATTGACTGCCCTCAAGAAAAATAAAAAAGCACTATTAACATTTGAAACCTTCAGCCCCTCCAATAAACGCGACTATATTGAATGGTTGACGGAAGCCAAAACTGAAGCTACCCGCGAGAAGCGATTAGCACAAGCTATTGAGTGGATGGCAGAAGGCAAACCGCGGAATTGGAAGTATATGAAAAAATAG
- a CDS encoding ABC transporter permease, whose product MFTNYLKVALRSIFRNKLTSFINIAGLALALTSALLITFYVVDELSYDKHHPQADRLYRVTRYFYDQDGNASLRLANVAPPIGMLMRNDFPEIEKLFRMLPLNTTVTLRENGNEDKSFREPNIFVSEPEIFDMLEVNLTEGNKATALEKPGTMVLSEAMAEKYFGSTQVQGKTLELFGFPVQITGVYKPFKPQTHFHPDFLISFSTLNDSTIYGRRRLETNWGNNAFGTYFVLKEGEDAKSLESKLPDFLDKHFGTFARANFGVPPDFVASKVTSLQLQKITDIHLHSHLDDELEPPGNINTVYLMGTIGLFIILIAGFNFINLSTAQATKRAKEVGIRKVAGAFKTQLMNQYLSESVMISLFACVLALGIGYVALEWLNSFTGKSILFLGNPNLLLAMVGGTIVIGILAGLYPAFVISAFRPAVILKGKQSGGKPILRRALVVVQFSISIVLIIATTVIFSQLDYLNNKDLGYAKDQVITLPYYSDLNTNFDAFYNALTEHSSIKNAGRSSRIPTGRLLDSMGAQMRKGDSLQNVGSRIAYIRVDHTFFDTYNIPFVAGRNFSKEVRTDDSLGYVLNEAALVAMGINDPTTLVDQEFSYGGVNGKVIGIVKDFHFESLHQTINPIIFLIQRPAYNSLSIQVAGTNFQDGLNHIEKVWREFLPGRLFEYTFMNERYSNLYQNETKQSQLFTGFSMLAIFIACLGLFGLATFNTLQRIKEIGIRKVLGASVPNILTLLSREIVILVIVANVIAWPVAWYFMDKWLNTFAYRIEMNVLLYVLASFVAIAIALITVSSQTLKAAMTNPANTLRYE is encoded by the coding sequence ATGTTCACTAACTACCTGAAAGTTGCCCTGCGTTCCATTTTTCGGAACAAGCTTACCTCATTTATAAACATTGCCGGGTTGGCATTGGCGTTAACCAGTGCATTGCTGATTACATTCTATGTAGTGGATGAGTTAAGTTACGACAAGCATCATCCACAGGCCGACAGGCTGTATCGTGTTACCCGCTATTTCTATGATCAGGATGGCAATGCCAGTTTGCGCTTAGCCAACGTGGCCCCTCCTATAGGCATGCTCATGCGAAATGATTTTCCGGAAATCGAAAAACTGTTTCGGATGTTGCCACTCAACACCACCGTAACACTTCGGGAAAATGGCAACGAAGACAAATCGTTTCGGGAACCCAACATTTTTGTAAGCGAACCCGAAATCTTTGACATGTTGGAAGTAAACCTGACGGAAGGAAACAAAGCCACCGCATTGGAAAAACCCGGCACCATGGTGTTATCCGAGGCGATGGCTGAAAAATATTTTGGCTCCACACAGGTGCAGGGAAAAACATTGGAGTTGTTTGGATTCCCCGTACAGATAACGGGCGTGTACAAACCGTTCAAACCGCAAACACATTTCCATCCGGATTTTCTGATTTCATTCAGCACACTGAATGACTCTACTATTTATGGCAGAAGAAGATTGGAAACCAACTGGGGTAATAATGCCTTCGGTACCTACTTTGTGCTAAAGGAAGGCGAGGACGCCAAATCACTGGAGAGCAAACTTCCGGATTTTCTGGATAAGCACTTTGGTACGTTTGCCCGCGCCAACTTTGGTGTCCCTCCCGATTTTGTAGCTTCGAAAGTTACCAGTCTTCAACTTCAAAAAATTACCGACATACACCTGCACTCACACCTCGATGATGAACTGGAACCACCGGGAAACATCAACACGGTATACCTGATGGGCACCATCGGGTTGTTCATTATTCTGATTGCCGGTTTTAATTTCATTAACCTTAGCACGGCACAGGCAACCAAACGTGCTAAGGAAGTAGGCATAAGAAAAGTGGCCGGTGCATTCAAAACACAATTGATGAATCAATACCTGAGTGAATCTGTAATGATCTCCCTGTTTGCATGCGTTTTAGCGCTGGGTATCGGATATGTTGCATTGGAGTGGCTGAATAGTTTTACAGGAAAATCCATTTTGTTCCTCGGAAATCCAAATTTGCTGTTGGCCATGGTGGGTGGCACCATAGTGATTGGCATCCTGGCGGGCTTGTATCCGGCATTTGTGATCTCAGCATTTCGTCCGGCCGTAATTTTAAAAGGCAAACAATCGGGTGGAAAACCCATTTTACGAAGAGCCCTTGTGGTGGTTCAGTTTTCCATTTCCATCGTGCTCATTATTGCTACTACCGTTATTTTCAGTCAGCTTGACTATTTAAACAACAAAGACCTGGGCTATGCCAAAGATCAGGTGATTACCCTGCCCTACTACAGTGACCTGAATACCAATTTCGATGCATTTTATAATGCACTTACAGAACACTCCTCGATAAAAAATGCCGGTCGTTCTTCGCGCATTCCAACTGGTCGTTTGCTCGACTCCATGGGTGCTCAAATGCGCAAAGGCGATTCGCTGCAAAACGTAGGCTCACGTATCGCCTATATTCGTGTCGACCATACCTTTTTTGATACGTACAATATTCCATTTGTTGCCGGTCGTAATTTCTCAAAAGAAGTACGCACCGATGATTCACTCGGCTATGTATTGAATGAAGCTGCACTGGTGGCCATGGGCATCAACGATCCGACAACACTTGTTGATCAGGAATTTTCATACGGAGGGGTTAACGGAAAGGTGATCGGTATCGTGAAGGATTTTCACTTTGAATCGCTGCACCAGACGATCAACCCCATCATCTTTCTCATTCAGCGACCAGCCTACAACAGTCTTTCCATTCAGGTTGCGGGCACTAACTTTCAGGATGGATTAAACCACATTGAAAAAGTATGGCGCGAATTTCTACCCGGCCGCTTGTTCGAATACACCTTTATGAATGAGCGGTACAGCAACCTGTATCAAAACGAAACCAAGCAAAGTCAGTTGTTTACCGGCTTTTCGATGCTGGCTATTTTTATTGCTTGCCTTGGGTTATTCGGGTTGGCAACCTTCAACACCTTGCAGCGCATTAAGGAAATCGGTATACGAAAAGTATTGGGCGCATCCGTTCCGAATATTTTAACCTTACTCTCGCGCGAAATTGTGATATTGGTAATCGTGGCAAACGTAATAGCCTGGCCGGTGGCCTGGTACTTTATGGACAAATGGCTGAACACCTTTGCCTATCGCATTGAAATGAATGTGTTGTTGTATGTACTGGCATCATTTGTAGCGATTGCCATCGCATTGATTACCGTAAGTTCACAAACGCTAAAAGCTGCTATGACTAATCCGGCTAATACGCTGAGGTATGAGTAG
- a CDS encoding tetratricopeptide repeat protein, with protein MSTPPDQQKKSGNKWLIAAIIFLLVFAFFWSVDTLFIYLCLGGFAFCVAQYLLIRWDKKDEHQASYQREERPRPSNQDSFVENFKKLLNRTSRIDGKTLAGLMISSIVGFVFLAIILGVIFGDDSAVFSDEELMARDYYYAGQYDSALYHYKLALKEEPDNTYILVETGNCYLYLNRSDSALWHYNRVLELDPGNLDATHNRGLAYYQQKKYREAIDAAQQVLVSNPSHVDALLLAGDSFYTQTQYDSALVYYVDAYNLNYRTAILTHIMAYIYDVRGNTQQAIALYRETLQQDDSITDIYVRLGELLPGEEGQEYRTRAAQLQQGSQQTDW; from the coding sequence ATGAGCACACCTCCCGATCAGCAGAAAAAATCAGGCAACAAGTGGTTGATTGCTGCGATCATTTTTTTGTTGGTGTTTGCTTTCTTCTGGTCGGTTGATACATTGTTTATTTACCTCTGTCTAGGTGGATTTGCCTTTTGTGTTGCGCAATACCTGTTAATCCGTTGGGATAAAAAGGATGAACACCAGGCATCCTATCAACGCGAGGAACGTCCTCGGCCATCGAATCAAGATTCATTTGTTGAAAATTTCAAAAAGCTGCTGAATCGTACCAGCCGCATAGATGGCAAAACATTAGCCGGCTTAATGATTTCCTCCATAGTTGGTTTTGTGTTTTTAGCCATCATACTGGGCGTGATTTTTGGCGATGATTCAGCCGTATTTTCAGATGAAGAACTTATGGCGCGTGATTACTACTATGCCGGCCAGTATGATTCTGCATTGTATCATTATAAACTTGCACTGAAGGAAGAACCTGATAATACCTACATCCTGGTTGAAACCGGTAACTGTTATTTGTACCTGAACCGGAGCGATTCGGCTTTGTGGCACTATAACCGGGTGCTTGAACTTGATCCCGGTAACCTTGATGCAACTCACAATAGAGGCCTGGCGTATTATCAGCAGAAAAAATACCGTGAGGCAATCGATGCTGCACAACAGGTGTTGGTCAGTAACCCTTCGCATGTAGATGCGTTACTGCTCGCTGGCGATTCCTTCTATACACAAACGCAATATGATTCTGCCCTGGTGTATTATGTTGATGCTTACAACCTGAATTACCGCACCGCCATACTCACGCACATTATGGCCTACATTTATGATGTAAGAGGAAACACGCAACAAGCCATAGCATTGTATCGCGAAACCTTGCAACAGGATGATTCCATAACAGACATTTACGTACGATTAGGCGAATTATTACCAGGAGAGGAGGGGCAGGAATATCGCACCCGTGCGGCACAACTTCAGCAGGGTAGTCAGCAAACCGATTGGTAG
- a CDS encoding META domain-containing protein, which yields MKKLIPMLLFAGLFISCQTQNLSLTDVEWKLTSLNGKDYTTLSPPVTLTLSADNKVAGFAGCNRYFGSYTKKDADLRFSGLGTTKMYCQEKMEVEDAFLKTMGEVNRFELTADKLMLQKDESVLMEFSR from the coding sequence ATGAAAAAATTAATTCCCATGCTCTTGTTTGCCGGCCTGTTCATCAGCTGCCAGACACAAAACCTATCGCTCACCGATGTAGAATGGAAACTTACTTCCTTGAATGGAAAAGATTATACCACGTTGTCTCCACCGGTAACACTCACGCTTTCTGCTGATAACAAAGTGGCAGGCTTTGCCGGATGCAACCGGTACTTTGGTTCGTATACCAAAAAAGATGCTGATCTTAGATTTAGTGGGTTAGGTACAACTAAAATGTACTGTCAGGAAAAAATGGAAGTCGAAGATGCTTTTTTAAAAACGATGGGTGAAGTAAATCGATTTGAGCTTACAGCTGATAAACTCATGCTACAAAAAGACGAATCGGTGTTGATGGAATTCTCGCGCTAA
- a CDS encoding GNAT family N-acetyltransferase, with protein sequence MHIQYEQIGTKGSFYYEEGGKRLAEMTFTMAGDTRMIIDHTDVSDVLRGKGAGKQLVEAAVQYARKNKIRILPLCPFAKSVFDKTEAYRDVLDR encoded by the coding sequence ATGCACATCCAATACGAACAAATCGGAACCAAAGGATCTTTCTACTATGAAGAGGGTGGCAAGCGCCTGGCTGAAATGACTTTTACCATGGCAGGTGATACCCGAATGATTATCGATCATACGGATGTTTCTGATGTGCTGCGTGGTAAAGGCGCGGGCAAGCAACTGGTAGAGGCTGCTGTGCAATATGCCCGCAAAAACAAAATCAGAATTTTACCGCTTTGTCCGTTTGCCAAATCGGTATTTGATAAAACGGAAGCTTATCGCGATGTGTTAGATCGCTAA